The Acidobacteriota bacterium genome has a segment encoding these proteins:
- the smc gene encoding chromosome segregation protein SMC: MLKLTKLSLSGFKSFPEVIQFRFDAGVTAIVGPNGCGKSNVVDAIAWVLGKQSAKSLRSARMSDIIFGGTERRPPLGMAEAVLTLERLSASGGAREEVGIARRVFRDGEAEYTLGGRRTRLQDIRDFLASEGVSEEAYSIIEQGRVDEILSAKPEERRAVLEQAARIGQFKLKRHQTELKLQAARDNLARVEDIRQEMEKRMTTLKIQAGRARRHQELSASVLALKRVLYVRKRAVIETQYGEADAAWEALKQKDAETLRRITALEADLEARRAALAKEQEEVRALRDAAERVALDIERTDLGIRHNEARLEEFSKRREEAGAEQAVFEKRVAEARAASEAEAKQLGEFREIFDRAQSAADSAHARVEAARREAQETAAAIEEAEAKRLALLDRVTSLRNETARLDEDERRVAHVLARLSRETGEALAERDRMRESHGALAAERDRTEKEHRKWKEEVEKFQEALDSLRREREDMHERLRALRESLQEISIRRAYVEEEEARVLEPLKPLLERAAGKLADVLTIPEDLERAAEAFWGGRLEGLVLADEKKFQESVEQARALGAAAILVTPAASAPLPPVPEGLSSLRGRVSAKKRRWRPLVEALPDAALVETLEEARALRASHPSVPFVTAAGEVLDAGGFVRVGRGGRGILSRQRELEELRGREEGARGDAEQLERSLAELEKRIDEAQSRRTACEGEAQRLAQDVKTLEGRAGAVGESLAAWERKCEALEQEKRRLEEEAAACGRRREEVAGGLSEAEKEEEALRLESERLSERERELEGRQEDVFEEHTRTREALARERERLHTLEVSAKAAHDALEELERQRRKLEQELQTLAERKTQTEEETEEMRRRLEGLLREKDKTAGDYRGRMEKRTREEGSLADIEKNLNSEHHAYEAFKDTLTKAEVRRAELRRSLEHLSERAAEDFPDESREALDSSLGDEERARPLEEVEETLEADEGKLRRLGAVNLLAIEEFKEVEERWTFLTAQRDDILKSVASLEETIRDLDATSSRRFKEAFEAVRGNFQRVFARLFEGGMGDLRLVPEDDFLNGGLEIIAQPPGKKLQSIELLSGGEKALSAIAFLFAAFEYKPSPFCILDEVDAALDDANIERFGKLLRDNAGQVQFVCITHNKRTMAVADTLYGVTMEEPGVSNVLSVRLDEAPRYAAPAAAS; encoded by the coding sequence ATGCTTAAACTGACCAAGCTCAGCCTCAGCGGCTTCAAGTCCTTTCCCGAGGTGATACAGTTCCGGTTCGACGCCGGCGTGACCGCGATCGTCGGCCCGAACGGGTGTGGAAAGTCGAACGTCGTGGACGCCATCGCATGGGTCCTGGGCAAGCAGAGCGCCAAGAGCCTGCGGAGCGCCCGCATGAGCGACATTATTTTCGGAGGCACGGAACGCCGCCCGCCGCTTGGCATGGCCGAGGCGGTCCTGACGCTGGAGCGCCTGTCGGCGAGCGGCGGCGCGCGCGAGGAGGTGGGAATCGCACGCCGGGTCTTTCGCGACGGCGAGGCCGAGTATACCCTGGGCGGCCGCCGCACGCGTCTTCAGGATATCCGCGATTTCCTCGCCTCGGAAGGCGTGAGCGAGGAGGCCTACTCCATCATCGAGCAGGGGCGCGTTGACGAGATTCTTTCCGCGAAGCCCGAGGAGCGGCGCGCCGTGCTCGAGCAGGCCGCCCGCATCGGCCAGTTCAAGCTCAAGCGCCACCAAACGGAGCTCAAGCTCCAGGCCGCCCGCGACAACCTCGCCCGCGTGGAGGACATTCGGCAGGAGATGGAAAAGCGCATGACCACCCTGAAGATTCAGGCCGGTCGCGCCCGCCGCCACCAGGAGCTGAGCGCGAGCGTCCTCGCCCTCAAGCGCGTTCTCTACGTCCGGAAGCGCGCCGTGATCGAGACCCAGTACGGGGAAGCCGACGCCGCGTGGGAGGCGCTGAAGCAGAAAGACGCCGAAACCCTGCGGCGCATTACGGCGCTCGAGGCCGACCTCGAGGCCCGGCGCGCGGCCCTTGCGAAGGAGCAAGAGGAGGTGCGGGCGCTCCGCGATGCGGCGGAGCGCGTCGCGCTCGACATCGAGCGCACGGACCTGGGCATCCGCCACAACGAGGCACGCCTCGAAGAGTTTTCCAAGCGGCGCGAGGAAGCCGGGGCGGAGCAGGCGGTTTTTGAAAAGCGGGTCGCCGAGGCGCGGGCGGCCTCCGAGGCGGAAGCGAAGCAGCTCGGGGAGTTTCGAGAAATTTTCGACCGCGCCCAGAGCGCCGCCGACTCGGCCCACGCGCGGGTGGAGGCCGCGCGCCGCGAAGCGCAGGAGACCGCCGCCGCGATCGAAGAGGCGGAGGCCAAGCGCCTCGCGCTCCTCGACCGCGTCACGTCGCTCAGAAACGAGACGGCGCGCCTCGACGAGGACGAGCGCCGCGTAGCGCATGTGCTCGCGCGGTTGAGCCGCGAGACCGGGGAAGCACTCGCGGAGCGCGACCGCATGCGCGAATCCCACGGCGCCCTCGCGGCCGAGCGGGACCGGACGGAGAAGGAGCACCGAAAATGGAAGGAGGAGGTGGAAAAATTTCAAGAGGCGCTTGACTCGCTCCGCCGGGAGCGCGAGGACATGCACGAGCGCCTTCGTGCTTTGCGCGAGTCACTTCAAGAGATTTCCATCCGCCGCGCCTACGTGGAAGAGGAGGAAGCCCGCGTCCTCGAACCCCTGAAGCCTCTGTTGGAGCGCGCCGCGGGCAAGCTTGCCGACGTTTTAACCATCCCCGAAGACCTCGAGCGGGCGGCCGAGGCGTTTTGGGGCGGGCGTCTGGAAGGCCTCGTCCTCGCGGACGAGAAAAAATTTCAAGAGTCCGTCGAGCAGGCGCGCGCCCTCGGCGCCGCAGCCATCCTCGTAACCCCCGCGGCCTCCGCCCCGCTCCCCCCGGTGCCCGAAGGCTTGTCCTCCCTGCGCGGCCGAGTGTCGGCCAAGAAGAGGCGGTGGAGGCCGCTCGTCGAGGCGCTTCCAGACGCGGCCCTCGTCGAGACGCTCGAGGAGGCCAGAGCGCTCCGCGCCTCGCACCCGAGCGTGCCGTTCGTGACCGCCGCGGGCGAAGTGCTCGACGCCGGGGGATTCGTCCGCGTCGGGCGCGGCGGCAGAGGAATCCTCTCGCGCCAGAGAGAGCTCGAGGAACTCCGGGGACGCGAGGAGGGCGCGCGCGGGGACGCGGAGCAGCTTGAGCGGTCCCTGGCCGAGCTGGAGAAACGCATCGACGAAGCGCAGAGCCGGCGTACCGCGTGCGAAGGCGAGGCGCAACGCCTTGCGCAGGATGTGAAAACCCTCGAAGGGCGCGCCGGGGCCGTGGGGGAGAGCCTGGCCGCATGGGAGCGCAAGTGCGAGGCGCTCGAGCAGGAAAAGCGCCGCCTGGAAGAGGAGGCCGCCGCGTGCGGCCGACGACGCGAGGAGGTGGCCGGCGGGCTCTCGGAAGCCGAAAAGGAAGAAGAGGCGCTTCGCCTCGAAAGCGAGCGCCTGTCCGAGCGCGAGCGCGAGCTCGAAGGGAGGCAGGAGGACGTTTTTGAGGAGCACACGCGGACGCGCGAAGCGCTTGCACGGGAGCGCGAGCGCCTTCACACGCTCGAGGTGTCCGCGAAAGCCGCGCACGACGCCCTCGAGGAGCTCGAACGCCAGCGCCGGAAATTGGAACAGGAGCTTCAAACGCTCGCGGAGCGCAAAACACAGACGGAAGAAGAAACGGAAGAGATGCGGCGGCGCCTCGAGGGCCTGCTTCGCGAGAAGGACAAGACCGCGGGCGACTACCGCGGCCGCATGGAGAAGCGGACCCGGGAAGAAGGCTCGCTTGCCGACATCGAAAAAAACCTCAACTCCGAGCACCATGCGTACGAAGCGTTCAAGGACACCCTGACGAAGGCCGAGGTGCGCCGCGCGGAGCTCCGGCGCAGCCTGGAGCATCTTAGCGAGCGCGCGGCGGAGGATTTCCCCGACGAGAGCAGAGAGGCCCTGGACTCGTCACTCGGCGACGAAGAGCGCGCCAGGCCGCTCGAGGAAGTAGAGGAAACGCTCGAAGCCGATGAGGGGAAGCTGCGGCGACTGGGCGCCGTCAATCTTCTCGCCATCGAGGAATTCAAGGAAGTCGAGGAGCGCTGGACGTTCCTGACCGCACAGCGGGACGACATCCTCAAATCCGTGGCCTCTCTGGAGGAGACGATTCGCGACCTGGACGCCACCTCGAGCCGGCGCTTCAAAGAAGCCTTCGAGGCCGTTCGCGGAAACTTCCAGCGCGTCTTCGCGCGCCTCTTCGAGGGCGGCATGGGAGACCTGCGCCTCGTCCCCGAGGACGATTTCCTTAACGGCGGCCTCGAGATCATCGCCCAGCCGCCGGGCAAGAAGCTGCAGAGCATCGAGCTTCTCTCGGGCGGCGAGAAGGCGCTTTCGGCCATCGCGTTTCTTTTCGCGGCCTTCGAGTACAAGCCCTCGCCCTTCTGCATCCTCGACGAGGTGGACGCGGCGCTGGACGACGCGAACATCGAGCGCTTCGGAAAACTCCTGCGCGACAACGCCGGCCAGGTCCAGTTCGTCTGCATCACGCACAACAAGCGCACGATGGCCGTCGCCGACACCCTCTACGGCGTCACGATGGAGGAGCCGGGCGTCTCGAACGTGCTTAGCGTGCGCCTCGACGAGGCACCCCGCTACGCCGCCCCCGCCGCCGCGTCCTAG
- the cysK gene encoding cysteine synthase A — protein MAKIAKNITELVGNTPLVRLDRLAKGLGADVVAKLESFNPCASVKDRIGLSMIEAAERDGRIKKKDTVILEPTSGNTGVALAFVCAAKGYKCKLVMPETMSMERRKLLKIFGAELVLTPGPEGMPGAVRKAEELAASDSKYLMPQQFKNPANPEVHRKTTAEEIWNDTDGKVDVLVAGVGTGGTITGVAEVVKPRKPSFRAVAVEPVDSPVLSGGKPGPHKIQGIGAGFVPDVLRMDLVDEVVKVSNEDAGTVARSLALEEGILAGISAGANVWAALEVAQRPESKGKMIVVIVPDTGERYLSTWLFESGAAQSSSI, from the coding sequence ATGGCCAAAATCGCCAAGAATATTACTGAACTCGTGGGGAACACCCCACTGGTCAGGCTCGACCGCCTGGCCAAAGGCCTAGGGGCGGACGTTGTCGCAAAGCTCGAGTCGTTCAATCCTTGCGCCAGCGTCAAGGACCGGATCGGCCTCAGCATGATCGAGGCCGCCGAGCGTGATGGGCGCATCAAGAAGAAGGACACCGTCATCCTGGAGCCGACGAGCGGCAACACGGGAGTCGCGCTCGCGTTCGTCTGCGCGGCGAAGGGATACAAGTGCAAGCTGGTCATGCCGGAGACGATGAGCATGGAGCGGCGGAAGCTGCTGAAAATTTTCGGCGCCGAGCTGGTGCTGACGCCGGGTCCGGAGGGAATGCCGGGGGCCGTGCGCAAGGCCGAGGAGCTCGCGGCCTCCGACTCGAAGTATTTAATGCCGCAGCAGTTCAAGAACCCGGCGAACCCCGAGGTCCACCGCAAGACGACCGCAGAGGAGATCTGGAACGACACCGACGGCAAGGTGGATGTGCTCGTCGCGGGCGTCGGGACGGGCGGCACCATCACCGGCGTGGCGGAGGTCGTCAAGCCGCGCAAGCCGTCGTTTCGGGCCGTCGCGGTCGAGCCTGTTGACTCCCCGGTGCTTTCCGGCGGCAAGCCGGGGCCGCACAAGATTCAGGGAATCGGGGCCGGCTTCGTTCCCGACGTTCTGCGCATGGACCTTGTGGACGAGGTCGTGAAAGTCAGCAACGAGGACGCGGGCACCGTGGCGCGGTCGCTCGCCCTCGAGGAAGGGATTCTCGCGGGCATCTCCGCGGGGGCGAACGTTTGGGCGGCCCTCGAGGTGGCCCAGCGGCCCGAGAGCAAGGGCAAGATGATTGTCGTCATCGTGCCGGACACGGGCGAGCGGTACCTGAGCACATGGTTGTTTGAGAGCGGGGCCGCTCAATCTTCCTCCATCTGA
- a CDS encoding serine acetyltransferase — translation MAKRAPSKTKTARSSKSASPSSAAEENAFASVVDALCGTEGGAGSADVLLPSRDVVIRIVENLRSVFFPGYFQAAPERLDSELKEGLRFHVGAVLDRVRRDLKEQIGRALRFVDSRKGAPGKKRASDYDERASSLSKAFLSRLPEVRRVLATDVQAAYEGDPAATSPDEAIFCYPGIVAITHHRIAHELYLLEVPLLSRIIGEHAHSITGIDIHPGAAIGESFFIDHGTGVVIGETSVIGNRVRIYQGVTLGAKSFPKDEKGRLVKGIPRHPVVEDDVIIYAEATILGRVVIGRGSIIGGNVWLTRSVPPGSRVTQAQAQEESFKGGAGI, via the coding sequence ATGGCCAAGCGCGCTCCGTCAAAGACAAAAACCGCCCGTTCCTCGAAGAGCGCTTCCCCCTCGAGCGCGGCGGAGGAAAATGCGTTCGCCTCGGTCGTGGACGCCCTCTGCGGCACGGAAGGCGGTGCGGGATCGGCGGACGTGCTGCTTCCGTCGCGCGACGTCGTCATTCGAATCGTCGAAAACCTCCGCTCGGTTTTTTTCCCCGGCTACTTCCAGGCCGCGCCGGAGCGCCTCGACTCGGAGCTGAAAGAGGGCCTGCGCTTCCACGTGGGCGCCGTCCTGGACAGGGTTCGGCGCGACCTGAAAGAGCAAATCGGCCGCGCCTTGCGCTTCGTGGACAGCAGGAAGGGCGCGCCCGGGAAAAAGCGTGCGTCCGACTACGATGAGCGCGCCTCGTCCCTCAGCAAGGCTTTCCTTTCCAGGCTTCCGGAAGTGCGGCGGGTCCTGGCCACGGACGTGCAGGCGGCCTACGAGGGCGACCCGGCGGCGACCAGCCCGGACGAGGCCATCTTCTGCTACCCGGGCATCGTGGCGATTACCCACCACCGCATCGCGCACGAGCTCTACCTTCTCGAAGTGCCGCTTCTTTCCCGGATCATCGGCGAGCATGCCCACAGCATCACGGGCATCGACATCCATCCCGGGGCCGCGATCGGAGAGAGCTTCTTTATCGACCACGGCACCGGCGTGGTCATCGGAGAAACCAGCGTCATCGGAAACCGCGTGCGAATCTACCAGGGGGTAACCCTGGGGGCCAAGAGCTTTCCCAAGGACGAGAAGGGGAGACTCGTCAAGGGAATTCCGAGGCACCCGGTGGTCGAGGACGACGTTATCATTTACGCCGAGGCGACGATTCTGGGGCGGGTGGTCATCGGCCGCGGCTCGATCATCGGAGGAAACGTCTGGCTGACGCGCAGCGTTCCGCCCGGGAGCCGCGTGACCCAGGCCCAGGCGCAGGAGGAAAGCTTCAAGGGCGGGGCCGGAATATAG
- a CDS encoding tetratricopeptide repeat protein: MLLPLLIYANSLPNAFHYDDIHSLVDNPHIRKLEDIPSFFTSVQTTSLRTDKGHYRPVLFSTYALSYALGEYDPRMFRLFNLVFHVLNGLLVFAVFRRLFGNTAAAFFGALLFAVHPLNTESINYISCRSNVLATTFYLASVWLFLGYSGSGTERRRTALYACSLGCFVLGLLTKEIVIALPAILMLLDMLILVPDAKPFAYKALFRRHAAYWMIAGLHLFLIFAVDLKPVYERRDVLSNLIIQTKAMVFYLRLLVFPRGLSISHGFDMEGVMSAAFWASLFVIGGILFLAWKLRGRWGLLSFAILWYFVTLLPTSSILPLTIPVNEHRTYLPAVGFVVTVAFLLGLITTKSEEAHTRLQPAPASPRHIGASSGQAPTLGRRWQALSKFVVPFFAVVVGIFSVAVFARNQAWKTPITIWKDAVKKYPSNAHAYEALGVVYGNLGRWTESIEACKQAIRLRPGYAEAHLNLGFAYGKLGRYAEEVEAYKQAIRLKPDLAEAHYNLGSAYGNLGRWAEVIEACKQALRLRPGYAEAHLNLGFAYGKIDRYAEEVEAYKQATRLKPDLAEAHYNLGNAYVKLGRHAEAIEAFKQTVRLKPDLAEAYYNLGSAYGNLGRWAEMIEACKQALRLRPGYAEAHLNLGFAYGKLGRYAEEVEAYKQAIRLRPGYAEAHYNLGIAYSKLNRRDDALEEYKILKELDEERADKLFDLIY; this comes from the coding sequence GTGTTACTGCCTCTCCTCATCTACGCCAATTCCTTACCCAACGCTTTCCACTATGACGACATCCACAGCCTTGTGGACAATCCCCACATCCGGAAGCTCGAAGACATCCCCTCTTTCTTCACCAGCGTCCAAACCACCAGCCTCCGCACCGACAAGGGCCACTACCGCCCCGTCCTCTTTTCGACCTACGCGTTAAGCTATGCCCTGGGAGAATACGACCCCAGGATGTTCCGGTTGTTCAACCTTGTCTTTCACGTCCTGAACGGCCTGTTGGTCTTTGCCGTGTTCCGGCGTCTTTTCGGAAACACGGCGGCGGCGTTTTTCGGGGCGCTTTTGTTTGCCGTTCATCCTCTGAACACCGAGAGCATCAACTACATCAGCTGCCGCTCGAACGTGCTGGCGACGACGTTTTACCTAGCGAGCGTGTGGTTGTTCCTGGGATACTCGGGAAGCGGCACGGAACGGCGGCGGACGGCTCTCTACGCGTGCTCGCTTGGCTGCTTTGTGCTGGGGCTTTTGACCAAAGAAATCGTGATTGCCCTTCCCGCCATCCTGATGCTTTTGGATATGTTGATTCTTGTTCCCGACGCGAAGCCCTTTGCTTATAAGGCTCTGTTTCGCCGTCACGCGGCGTACTGGATGATTGCGGGGCTTCATCTTTTTCTGATTTTCGCGGTCGACCTCAAGCCCGTGTACGAAAGACGCGACGTCCTTTCCAACCTCATCATCCAGACCAAGGCGATGGTGTTTTACCTGCGGCTTTTGGTGTTTCCACGGGGGCTGAGCATCTCCCACGGCTTTGATATGGAGGGGGTGATGAGCGCGGCGTTTTGGGCTTCGCTGTTTGTCATCGGCGGCATCCTGTTCCTGGCCTGGAAGCTGCGCGGGCGCTGGGGCCTCCTGAGCTTCGCCATCCTGTGGTACTTCGTCACGCTGCTTCCGACCTCCAGCATCCTTCCTTTGACCATCCCGGTGAACGAGCACCGGACCTATCTTCCGGCGGTGGGGTTCGTGGTGACCGTAGCGTTCCTGCTCGGACTCATCACGACGAAGTCGGAAGAGGCGCACACCCGTCTCCAGCCGGCTCCGGCCAGCCCACGACACATCGGGGCAAGCAGCGGGCAGGCCCCAACGCTTGGGCGCCGCTGGCAAGCTCTTTCGAAGTTCGTCGTGCCGTTCTTTGCGGTCGTCGTGGGAATTTTTTCCGTCGCGGTCTTCGCGCGGAATCAAGCCTGGAAGACGCCCATCACCATATGGAAGGACGCCGTGAAGAAGTATCCGTCCAATGCCCACGCGTACGAGGCCCTGGGCGTTGTATACGGCAATCTGGGACGTTGGACCGAATCGATTGAAGCCTGCAAACAGGCGATACGGCTCAGACCAGGTTACGCCGAGGCGCACCTCAACCTGGGCTTCGCCTACGGTAAGTTAGGCCGCTACGCCGAAGAGGTCGAAGCCTACAAGCAGGCGATACGTTTGAAACCAGACTTGGCCGAGGCGCACTACAACCTGGGCAGTGCCTACGGCAACCTGGGACGTTGGGCCGAAGTGATCGAAGCCTGCAAACAGGCGCTACGGCTCAGACCTGGCTATGCCGAGGCGCACCTCAACCTGGGCTTCGCCTACGGCAAGATAGACCGTTACGCCGAAGAGGTCGAAGCCTACAAGCAGGCGACACGGTTGAAACCAGACCTGGCCGAGGCGCACTACAACCTGGGTAACGCTTACGTCAAGTTAGGCCGTCACGCCGAAGCGATCGAGGCTTTCAAGCAGACGGTACGGTTGAAACCAGACCTGGCCGAGGCGTACTACAACCTGGGCAGTGCCTACGGCAACCTTGGACGTTGGGCCGAAATGATCGAAGCCTGCAAACAGGCGCTACGGCTCAGACCAGGTTACGCCGAGGCGCACCTCAACCTGGGCTTCGCCTACGGCAAGTTAGGCCGTTACGCCGAAGAGGTTGAAGCCTACAAGCAGGCGATACGGCTCAGACCAGGTTATGCCGAAGCGCACTACAACCTGGGTATCGCTTACTCGAAATTAAATCGTCGCGATGACGCCCTCGAAGAATACAAGATTTTGAAGGAGCTGGACGAGGAAAGAGCCGACAAATTGTTTGATTTGATTTACTAA
- a CDS encoding IPT/TIG domain-containing protein: MKSHKKRLSLYGLFLIVAAAWSLSSTAALCAPSLDYDSDVIIDCGNADGVSDPGETTELNVTAQNTGDADALNIQGVLSTTTPGITVTTSTVAFPDISVGLTGTSLTTFQFLVDSSVPCGTAIDFTLDFTYADGLGNLLSNSTSPPSPVQVGQFTQFLLTTFDDCADPPTSNLGNWLVINGGSKIGWTRAGSGCPADCVRGLFPTNYYICDSDCPGGATTHNEELISPVIDTSAATTVTLQFDSDYYNYAEPTSSDVNVRSSLTGGAWVTLRDFSEGCSLEGDCAAAGTGTFVLDATAQCAGAADCQFEFHQVATYYTSWWWAVDNVMVTEPLVCNPAACPPSLLALTPPMGPSSGGNEVRIYGNSFDPACTVTFGGAPQPFTHDSSSIIRVIAPPDVQQSVEVRVTNPDSQFAVADYVYCDTLTGSEAEVPNLMLSLNASNEVVLDWDPVVNADEYAVLRSPNPGLAQSQEIGTVLPGVTTFTDAEAGRVSRYYQVLARVLGVSNCP; the protein is encoded by the coding sequence ATGAAAAGTCACAAGAAAAGGCTCTCTCTTTACGGCTTGTTCCTTATCGTGGCGGCGGCATGGAGCTTGTCAAGCACGGCCGCCTTGTGCGCGCCCTCCTTGGATTACGACAGCGACGTTATCATCGACTGCGGAAACGCGGACGGTGTTTCGGACCCAGGCGAGACGACTGAGCTGAACGTTACGGCGCAGAACACGGGTGACGCGGACGCCCTCAATATCCAGGGAGTGCTTTCGACCACAACCCCGGGCATCACGGTTACGACGAGCACGGTCGCGTTCCCGGACATTTCCGTAGGGCTCACGGGAACGTCGCTCACGACATTCCAATTTCTCGTGGATTCGAGCGTGCCCTGCGGAACGGCGATCGATTTCACTCTGGATTTTACCTACGCAGACGGCCTCGGAAATCTCCTCTCCAATTCCACCTCTCCGCCTTCTCCGGTGCAGGTCGGCCAGTTCACGCAGTTCCTCCTGACGACCTTCGATGACTGCGCGGACCCGCCAACGTCGAATCTGGGGAACTGGCTGGTCATCAACGGCGGCAGCAAGATCGGCTGGACGCGCGCCGGCTCGGGCTGCCCGGCGGATTGCGTGAGGGGGCTCTTCCCGACGAACTACTACATATGCGACAGCGACTGCCCGGGCGGGGCGACGACCCACAACGAGGAGCTCATCTCGCCGGTGATCGATACGTCGGCTGCGACGACGGTCACGCTCCAATTCGACAGCGACTACTACAACTACGCGGAGCCCACGTCCTCGGACGTGAACGTGCGGAGCTCGCTCACGGGCGGCGCCTGGGTCACGCTGCGTGATTTCTCCGAGGGCTGCTCCTTAGAGGGCGATTGCGCAGCGGCGGGGACGGGAACCTTCGTGCTCGACGCCACCGCCCAGTGCGCGGGTGCCGCGGATTGCCAGTTTGAATTCCACCAGGTGGCAACCTACTACACCTCCTGGTGGTGGGCCGTGGACAATGTTATGGTGACAGAGCCGCTTGTATGCAACCCGGCGGCGTGCCCTCCTTCCCTTCTCGCCCTTACCCCCCCGATGGGGCCCTCCTCGGGAGGAAACGAAGTCCGCATTTATGGAAACAGCTTCGATCCGGCCTGCACGGTGACGTTTGGCGGCGCCCCGCAGCCCTTCACCCATGACAGCTCGAGCATCATCCGGGTAATCGCTCCTCCGGACGTCCAGCAAAGCGTTGAAGTGCGGGTCACGAATCCGGACTCGCAGTTCGCTGTGGCGGACTACGTTTATTGCGACACGCTGACTGGTTCGGAGGCCGAGGTCCCGAACTTAATGCTCTCGCTGAACGCTTCCAATGAAGTAGTGCTCGATTGGGATCCGGTGGTGAACGCCGACGAGTATGCAGTGTTGCGGTCGCCCAATCCGGGTCTGGCGCAATCGCAGGAGATTGGAACGGTACTCCCCGGGGTGACGACGTTCACTGACGCGGAAGCTGGCAGGGTTTCAAGGTATTATCAGGTCCTGGCGCGAGTTCTCGGCGTATCGAATTGTCCATGA